In one Bradyrhizobium sp. 4 genomic region, the following are encoded:
- a CDS encoding F0F1 ATP synthase subunit gamma, whose amino-acid sequence MASLKDMRVRIASTKATQKITKAMQMVAASRLRRAQQAAEAARPYADKMSAVISNIASAAAGSPGAPVLLAGTGKDQVHLLLVCTGERGLSGAFNSSIVRLARERAQSLMAQGKEVKFFCVGRKGYEQLRRLYDKQIVEHLDLRGVRQLGFVNAEDIAKKVLARFDNGEFDVCTLFYAQFKSVIAQVPTAQQIIPLTVEEKAANAPSTSYDYEPEEDELLSGLLPRNIAVQIFRALLENNASFYGAQMSSMDNATRNAGEMIRKQTQIYNRTRQAQITKELIEIISGAEAV is encoded by the coding sequence ATGGCGTCACTTAAAGACATGCGCGTCCGCATCGCCTCCACCAAGGCGACGCAGAAGATCACCAAGGCCATGCAAATGGTCGCGGCATCCCGATTGCGCCGCGCCCAGCAAGCAGCCGAGGCGGCGCGGCCCTATGCCGACAAGATGAGCGCGGTGATCTCCAACATCGCCAGCGCTGCCGCCGGTTCGCCCGGCGCGCCGGTGCTGCTGGCCGGCACCGGCAAGGACCAGGTTCACCTGCTGCTGGTCTGCACCGGCGAGCGCGGCCTGTCCGGCGCCTTCAACTCCTCGATCGTGCGCCTCGCGCGCGAGCGCGCCCAGTCGCTGATGGCGCAGGGCAAGGAGGTCAAATTCTTCTGCGTCGGACGCAAGGGCTACGAGCAACTCCGCCGCCTGTACGACAAGCAGATCGTCGAGCATCTCGACCTGCGCGGCGTTCGTCAGCTCGGCTTCGTCAACGCCGAGGACATCGCCAAGAAGGTTCTGGCCCGCTTCGACAACGGCGAATTCGACGTCTGCACGCTGTTCTACGCGCAGTTCAAGTCGGTAATTGCCCAGGTCCCGACCGCGCAGCAGATCATTCCGCTGACCGTGGAAGAAAAGGCGGCGAACGCGCCGTCGACGTCCTACGACTACGAGCCGGAGGAAGACGAACTCCTCTCCGGCCTGTTGCCGCGGAATATCGCGGTGCAGATTTTCCGTGCGCTGCTGGAAAACAACGCCTCGTTCTACGGCGCCCAGATGAGCTCGATGGACAACGCCACCCGCAATGCGGGCGAAATGATCCGCAAGCAAACCCAGATCTACAACCGAACCCGTCAAGCCCAGATCACCAAGGAGCTGATCGAGATCATCTCCGGCGCCGAGGCGGTCTGA
- the atpD gene encoding F0F1 ATP synthase subunit beta, with amino-acid sequence MATAATQVGRVTQVMGAVVDVQFEGHLPAILNSLETRNGNIRLVLEVAQHLGESTVRTIAMDVTEGLVRGQEVTDTGQPISVPVGAGTLGRIMNVIGEPIDEAGPIQSEGTRAIHQEAPSYTDQSTEAEILVTGIKVVDLLAPYAKGGKIGLFGGAGVGKTVLIQELINNVAKAHGGYSVFAGVGERTREGNDLYHEFIESKVNADPNNPDPSVKSKCALVFGQMNEPPGARARVGLTGLTVAEHFRDQGQDVLFFVDNIFRFTQAGSEVSALLGRIPSAVGYQPTLATDMGALQERITTTQKGSITSVQAIYVPADDLTDPAPATSFAHLDATTVLNRAISEKGIYPAVDPLDSTSRMLSPLVVGQEHYDTARQVQQVLQRYKSLQDIIAILGMDELSEEDKLTVARARKIERFLSQPFHVAEIFTGSPGKFVDLADTIKGFRGLCEGKYDHLPEAAFYMVGTIEEAIEKGKKLAAEAA; translated from the coding sequence ATGGCTACAGCAGCTACCCAGGTCGGTCGTGTCACCCAGGTCATGGGCGCCGTCGTCGACGTTCAGTTCGAAGGCCATCTGCCGGCCATTCTGAATTCGTTGGAAACCAGGAACGGCAACATCCGCCTCGTGCTGGAAGTTGCGCAGCATCTTGGTGAGTCCACCGTGCGCACGATCGCGATGGACGTGACCGAAGGTCTGGTCCGCGGCCAGGAAGTGACCGACACCGGTCAGCCGATCTCGGTTCCCGTCGGTGCGGGCACGCTCGGCCGCATCATGAACGTGATCGGCGAGCCGATCGACGAAGCCGGCCCGATCCAGTCCGAGGGCACGCGCGCCATCCATCAGGAAGCGCCGAGCTACACCGACCAGTCGACCGAAGCTGAAATTCTCGTCACCGGCATCAAGGTCGTCGACTTGCTCGCGCCCTATGCCAAGGGCGGCAAGATCGGCCTGTTCGGCGGCGCCGGCGTCGGCAAGACCGTGCTGATTCAGGAGCTGATCAACAACGTCGCGAAGGCGCACGGTGGTTACTCCGTGTTCGCCGGCGTGGGCGAGCGTACCCGCGAGGGCAACGACCTCTATCACGAGTTCATCGAGTCCAAGGTCAACGCCGATCCGAACAATCCGGATCCGAGCGTCAAGTCGAAGTGCGCGCTGGTATTCGGCCAGATGAACGAGCCGCCCGGCGCCCGCGCCCGCGTCGGCCTCACCGGTCTGACCGTCGCCGAGCACTTCCGTGACCAGGGCCAGGACGTGCTGTTCTTCGTCGACAACATCTTCCGCTTCACCCAGGCCGGTTCTGAAGTGTCGGCGCTGCTCGGTCGTATCCCGAGCGCCGTGGGTTATCAGCCGACGCTCGCCACCGACATGGGCGCGCTGCAGGAGCGCATTACCACCACGCAGAAGGGTTCGATCACTTCGGTGCAGGCCATTTACGTTCCGGCCGACGACTTGACCGACCCGGCGCCCGCGACCTCGTTCGCGCATTTGGACGCCACCACGGTGTTGAACCGCGCGATCTCGGAAAAGGGCATCTATCCAGCGGTGGATCCGCTCGACTCGACCTCGCGCATGCTCTCGCCGCTCGTCGTCGGCCAGGAGCACTACGACACCGCGCGTCAGGTCCAGCAGGTGCTGCAGCGCTACAAGTCGCTGCAGGACATCATCGCCATTCTCGGCATGGACGAGCTTTCGGAAGAGGACAAGCTGACGGTGGCCCGCGCCCGCAAAATCGAGCGCTTCCTGTCGCAGCCGTTCCATGTCGCCGAAATCTTCACCGGCTCGCCCGGCAAGTTCGTCGACCTCGCGGACACCATC